A genomic stretch from Solirubrobacterales bacterium includes:
- a CDS encoding LemA family protein: MPTPVIILGAFFIIGGFLLGLYNGMVKARNETDESWSGVDIQLKRRRDLLPNLVESVKAYAAHEAETLQMVTDARVAADAAAIAESNFAAVAENRVTVSLRGLFVVAEKYPDLKADRSFMQLQVTLVDIENNVAGARSIYNDNARRYNDKIQSFPANLFAGTFGFRARPYVEAAAREREQVPVATR, translated from the coding sequence TCGGCGCGTTCTTCATCATCGGTGGATTTCTGCTGGGGCTATACAACGGGATGGTCAAGGCGCGCAACGAAACTGACGAGTCGTGGTCGGGCGTTGACATCCAACTCAAGCGCCGTCGCGACCTGCTTCCCAATCTGGTCGAGAGCGTGAAGGCATATGCGGCGCACGAGGCCGAAACGCTCCAGATGGTCACCGACGCACGTGTCGCGGCAGACGCTGCGGCGATCGCGGAATCGAACTTCGCAGCAGTCGCCGAGAACCGTGTGACTGTCTCACTGCGCGGCCTCTTCGTCGTCGCCGAGAAATACCCCGACCTCAAGGCAGATCGAAGTTTCATGCAGCTCCAGGTAACGCTCGTGGACATCGAGAACAACGTCGCCGGCGCGCGATCGATCTACAACGACAACGCGCGGCGATACAACGACAAGATCCAGAGCTTTCCGGCAAATCTCTTCGCCGGGACCTTCGGTTTCCGCGCGCGACCATACGTCGAGGCGGCGGCGCGCGAGCGTGAACAGGTACCGGTGGCAACGCGATGA